The following coding sequences lie in one Streptomyces xiamenensis genomic window:
- the egtC gene encoding ergothioneine biosynthesis protein EgtC, which translates to MCRHLAYLGIAPISLAELLTAPPGSLYEQSWAPRKQLHGTVNADGFGIGWYPGDPHDGGEPARYRRALPIWNDRNLPELTAAISSTAVLAAVRSATPGSSPDEAVTAPYRSGRWLFSHNGAVDAWERLPQDLGPAAGAITSADLLAGAGRCDSALLWTLLARALNAGRPPVDAVAQLVTAVAAVRPAARLNLLLTDGDTVIATRHGDSLWYAQTPGRVLVASEPTPGLTSGGAGDWREIPEGSLVLATRAGVRSAPLPPGPAAGPGRGRARSGAHAPAPEPLLTVEGTNP; encoded by the coding sequence ATGTGCCGCCACCTCGCCTACCTGGGCATCGCCCCGATCTCCCTGGCCGAGCTGCTCACCGCCCCGCCGGGCAGCCTGTACGAGCAGTCCTGGGCGCCGCGCAAGCAGCTGCACGGCACGGTCAACGCCGACGGGTTCGGCATCGGCTGGTACCCGGGCGATCCGCACGACGGCGGTGAGCCGGCCCGTTACCGGCGGGCCCTGCCGATCTGGAACGACCGCAACCTGCCCGAACTGACCGCCGCCATCTCCAGCACCGCCGTGCTGGCCGCCGTGCGCTCGGCCACCCCCGGCAGCAGCCCCGACGAGGCGGTGACCGCCCCGTACCGCTCGGGCCGCTGGCTGTTCTCCCACAACGGGGCCGTCGACGCCTGGGAGCGGCTGCCCCAGGATCTGGGCCCGGCCGCCGGTGCGATCACCTCCGCCGATCTGCTCGCCGGGGCCGGGCGCTGCGACTCCGCCCTGCTGTGGACCCTGCTGGCGCGCGCCCTGAACGCCGGCCGGCCGCCGGTGGACGCGGTGGCCCAGCTGGTGACGGCCGTCGCCGCCGTACGTCCCGCCGCCCGGCTGAACCTGCTGCTCACCGACGGGGACACCGTCATCGCCACCCGGCACGGCGATTCGCTGTGGTACGCGCAGACTCCGGGCCGGGTGCTGGTCGCCTCCGAACCCACCCCCGGGCTGACCAGCGGGGGAGCGGGGGACTGGCGGGAGATCCCGGAGGGCTCGCTGGTGCTGGCGACCCGGGCCGGGGTGCGCAGCGCCCCGCTGCCGCCCGGGCCCGCCGCCGGCCCCGGCCGGGGCCGTGCCCGCTCCGGCGCCCACGCCCCGGCACCCGAACCGTTGCTCACCGTGGAAGGGACGAACCCGTGA
- a CDS encoding L-histidine N(alpha)-methyltransferase — METPRFTLENLLPADHRATSLAEDVRGGLSGTPKTLPPKWFYDERGSKLFDRITRLPEYYLTRAERQILRARAAEIAELTAARVLVELGSGSSRKTRMLVDALSGVAAAGPAGPHLGTAMDVALGLPRAMGRGGRKRRKGLAGEGRAAEERGAEPAAPGTDTMTADAPVADDAGNGASVPPAAGSPAVPAGTLELYAPIDVSESALQEAGDALCRDYPELRVHATVADFDTGLVLPELPGPRLIAFLGSTLGNFDPARRAAFYAELRALMRPDDALLLGVDLVKDPATMRRAYNDEQGVTMEFNKNVLRVLNRELGADFDLNDFDHRAVWNEEEERMEMRLWSRFSQTVRIPALGMTVDFGRGEETRTEISTKFRRATLTEELLAAGLAVDHWWTDPQDRFAMLLVTSPGSATGSDGS; from the coding sequence ATGGAGACCCCGCGCTTCACCCTGGAGAACCTGCTGCCCGCCGATCACCGGGCCACCTCGCTGGCCGAGGACGTACGCGGTGGCCTGTCCGGCACGCCCAAGACGCTGCCGCCCAAGTGGTTCTACGACGAACGGGGCAGCAAACTCTTCGACCGCATCACCCGGCTGCCCGAGTACTACCTGACCCGGGCGGAGCGGCAGATCCTGCGGGCCCGCGCCGCCGAGATCGCCGAACTCACCGCGGCCCGCGTCCTGGTGGAGCTGGGTTCGGGTTCCTCGCGCAAGACCCGGATGCTGGTGGACGCGCTGAGCGGGGTGGCCGCGGCGGGCCCGGCGGGGCCGCACCTGGGCACGGCCATGGACGTGGCCCTGGGACTGCCGCGGGCCATGGGGCGGGGCGGGAGGAAACGCCGCAAGGGCCTGGCCGGGGAGGGGCGCGCGGCGGAGGAGCGGGGCGCGGAGCCGGCCGCCCCGGGCACCGACACCATGACCGCGGACGCGCCGGTCGCCGACGACGCCGGGAACGGGGCGAGCGTCCCGCCGGCGGCCGGCTCCCCGGCGGTGCCCGCCGGGACGCTGGAGCTGTACGCCCCCATCGATGTGAGCGAGAGCGCCCTTCAGGAGGCGGGCGACGCGCTGTGCCGGGACTATCCGGAGCTGCGGGTGCACGCCACCGTCGCCGACTTCGACACCGGTCTGGTGCTTCCCGAGCTGCCGGGGCCCCGGCTGATCGCCTTTCTCGGCAGCACCCTGGGCAACTTCGACCCGGCCCGCCGCGCCGCCTTCTACGCCGAACTGCGCGCGCTGATGCGACCGGACGACGCCCTGCTGCTCGGCGTGGACCTGGTGAAGGACCCGGCCACGATGCGCCGCGCCTACAACGACGAGCAGGGCGTCACCATGGAGTTCAACAAGAACGTGCTGCGGGTCCTCAACCGGGAGCTGGGGGCGGACTTCGACCTCAACGACTTCGACCACCGCGCGGTGTGGAACGAGGAGGAGGAGCGGATGGAGATGCGGCTGTGGTCCCGCTTCTCCCAGACGGTCAGGATCCCGGCGCTGGGCATGACGGTGGACTTCGGCCGGGGCGAGGAGACGCGTACGGAGATCTCCACCAAGTTCCGCCGGGCCACCCTCACCGAGGAACTGCTGGCGGCGGGTCTCGCGGTGGACCACTGGTGGACCGATCCGCAGGACCGTTTCGCGATGCTGCTGGTCACTTCCCCGGGTTCGGCCACGGGTTCGGACGGCAGCTGA
- a CDS encoding DUF3152 domain-containing protein gives MKSPQRRLRIGWFLGASAASAVIFLALAGPSAGLLPEETHGAKNGTGDRTVEASAPRPGPRGGATPAPGREDAGQRDADTAGYEELLETVIEIDPGLTGSGRLDPVPGSDPAAEPDATRVYRYRVDVERGLPVDPEFFAEVVHRTLNDPRSWGNDGQRGFARISAGSPDFVITLASPGTTAEWCAKVGLDTWEDNVSCDVAYTERVMINAWRFAQGSETFGEDIAGYRHMVINHEVGHRLGHGHHICTKEGALAPVMMQQTKTLTTPGTGVSCRPNPWPNPGK, from the coding sequence ATGAAATCCCCTCAGCGCAGACTGCGGATCGGCTGGTTCCTGGGTGCCTCGGCGGCCTCGGCGGTGATATTCCTCGCCCTCGCCGGACCGTCCGCGGGACTGCTGCCCGAGGAGACGCACGGGGCGAAGAACGGCACCGGGGACCGTACCGTCGAGGCGTCGGCGCCCCGGCCCGGCCCCCGGGGCGGCGCCACCCCCGCCCCCGGGCGGGAGGACGCCGGGCAGCGGGACGCCGACACGGCCGGGTACGAGGAGCTGCTGGAGACGGTCATCGAGATCGACCCGGGGCTGACCGGTTCCGGCCGGCTGGACCCGGTGCCCGGCAGCGACCCGGCGGCCGAGCCGGACGCGACCCGGGTCTACCGCTACCGGGTCGATGTGGAGCGGGGCCTGCCGGTGGACCCGGAGTTCTTCGCCGAGGTCGTGCACCGCACCCTCAACGACCCGCGCAGCTGGGGCAACGACGGGCAGCGCGGCTTCGCCCGGATCTCCGCCGGTTCCCCGGACTTCGTCATCACCCTGGCCAGCCCGGGGACGACCGCCGAGTGGTGCGCCAAGGTCGGCCTGGACACCTGGGAGGACAACGTCTCCTGCGACGTGGCCTACACCGAGCGCGTGATGATCAACGCGTGGCGGTTCGCCCAGGGCTCGGAGACCTTCGGCGAGGACATCGCCGGCTACCGCCACATGGTGATCAACCACGAGGTCGGTCACCGCCTCGGCCACGGCCACCACATCTGCACGAAGGAAGGCGCGCTCGCCCCGGTGATGATGCAGCAGACCAAGACCCTGACCACCCCCGGCACCGGGGTCAGCTGCCGTCCGAACCCGTGGCCGAACCCGGGGAAGTGA
- a CDS encoding RNA polymerase sigma factor, which yields MRRHEEQHFRDFAAQEAAALRRTAYLLCGDWHLAEDLMQSVLIKVYRHWSRLERRDALQPFVRRVLLRTWLDEKRKPWRRAEQSFATLPEVIDPAPGPDQAADRMHTRAVVRHALLQLPPGQRAALVLRFFDDLSVSDTAAAMRCSEGNVKSQTARGLSTLRRHLGLNRNPQPAAGGVWQHGWAS from the coding sequence ATGCGCCGCCACGAAGAACAGCACTTCCGGGACTTCGCAGCACAGGAGGCCGCCGCACTGCGCCGCACCGCCTACCTGCTGTGCGGGGACTGGCATCTGGCGGAGGATCTGATGCAGAGCGTACTGATCAAGGTGTACCGGCACTGGTCACGGCTGGAGCGGCGCGACGCGTTGCAGCCCTTCGTCCGGCGGGTGCTGCTGCGCACCTGGCTGGACGAGAAGCGCAAGCCGTGGCGCCGGGCCGAGCAGAGCTTCGCCACCCTGCCCGAGGTCATCGACCCGGCACCGGGCCCCGACCAGGCCGCCGACCGGATGCACACCCGGGCCGTGGTGCGGCACGCGCTGCTCCAGCTGCCGCCGGGGCAGCGGGCCGCCCTGGTGCTGCGGTTCTTCGACGATCTGTCGGTCTCCGACACGGCCGCCGCGATGCGCTGTTCCGAGGGCAACGTCAAGAGCCAGACGGCACGCGGTCTCTCCACGCTGCGCCGGCATCTGGGCCTGAACCGCAACCCGCAGCCGGCCGCCGGCGGCGTGTGGCAGCACGGGTGGGCGTCATGA
- a CDS encoding NAD-dependent epimerase/dehydratase family protein produces the protein MRILVLGGTWFLGRAVVAEGLRRGWEVTTFNRGLSGADVPGVRPVRGDRGRVADLRRLASEGPWDAVIDSSAADLDPAAVAAGAEALEPVAGRYVFVSSVNAYRGWPAEPLTESSELFAPAGTGYGPRKAAAERAVGDRFGTGRTAVLRPGVILGPGEYVGRLPWWLHRAHRGGPMLAPGSPGRTIQPVDVRDVAAFALRLAGAAGPVGGAYNVVAPIGRETMGGLLHDCVTVTGRRAEPRWVASEVLLAHGVRPWTELPLWRAIDGGWEVASDAAQAAGLMCRPLAETVMDTWAWLNGGGLPVDHPRRAQHGIDPAKEAAILASPGGAG, from the coding sequence ATGCGGATTCTGGTGCTGGGCGGGACATGGTTCCTGGGGCGCGCGGTCGTCGCGGAGGGCCTGCGGCGGGGGTGGGAGGTCACCACCTTCAACCGAGGCCTGTCCGGGGCCGACGTCCCCGGCGTGCGGCCGGTGCGCGGGGACCGCGGGCGGGTCGCCGATCTGCGGCGGCTGGCGAGTGAGGGGCCCTGGGACGCGGTGATCGACAGCTCGGCCGCCGACCTCGACCCGGCGGCGGTCGCGGCGGGCGCCGAGGCGCTGGAGCCGGTGGCCGGACGGTATGTGTTCGTCTCCTCCGTCAACGCCTACCGGGGCTGGCCGGCCGAGCCGCTCACCGAGTCCAGCGAGCTGTTCGCGCCCGCCGGGACGGGGTACGGGCCGCGCAAGGCCGCCGCCGAGCGGGCGGTGGGCGACCGGTTCGGCACCGGGCGCACCGCGGTGCTGCGGCCCGGCGTGATCCTGGGCCCCGGCGAGTACGTGGGCCGGCTGCCGTGGTGGCTGCACCGGGCGCACCGGGGCGGGCCGATGCTGGCGCCCGGCAGCCCCGGGCGGACCATCCAGCCGGTGGACGTTCGGGATGTCGCCGCCTTCGCCCTGCGGCTCGCGGGCGCCGCGGGCCCGGTCGGCGGGGCGTACAACGTGGTGGCGCCGATCGGGCGGGAGACGATGGGCGGGCTGCTGCACGACTGTGTGACGGTCACCGGGCGGCGGGCCGAACCGCGCTGGGTGGCGAGCGAGGTGCTGCTGGCGCACGGGGTGCGGCCGTGGACCGAACTGCCGCTGTGGCGGGCGATCGACGGCGGCTGGGAGGTGGCCTCGGACGCGGCGCAGGCGGCCGGGCTGATGTGCAGGCCGCTGGCGGAGACGGTGATGGACACCTGGGCCTGGCTGAACGGCGGCGGTCTTCCGGTGGACCATCCGCGCCGGGCCCAGCACGGGATCGACCCGGCCAAGGAGGCGGCGATCCTGGCCTCGCCGGGCGGGGCCGGCTGA
- a CDS encoding DUF6328 family protein: MEGAPAHSRRETPRERDDRNFAELLQELRVTQTGVQILFAFLLTLVFTARFPVLDAFQRGTYLTTLLLAMAASILFTAPAALHRALFRRGAKRRIVEVSSRLAALGLVTLALALTGALLLVVDVVVSRTAGVIAAAGAFAACAGLWLLLPAVLARRLPPRPGHRRRMHGTEFRARRPGRPPRHHT; encoded by the coding sequence ATGGAGGGAGCACCGGCCCACAGCAGGAGGGAAACCCCGCGCGAGCGCGACGACCGCAACTTCGCCGAACTGCTCCAGGAGCTGCGGGTCACCCAGACAGGCGTGCAGATCCTCTTCGCCTTCCTGCTCACCCTCGTCTTCACCGCCCGCTTCCCGGTGCTCGACGCCTTCCAGCGGGGCACGTACCTGACCACGCTGCTGCTGGCGATGGCCGCGAGCATCCTGTTCACCGCCCCCGCCGCGCTGCACCGGGCGCTGTTCCGGCGCGGCGCCAAGCGGCGCATCGTCGAGGTCTCCTCCCGCCTGGCCGCCCTCGGCCTGGTGACGCTCGCCCTCGCCCTGACCGGCGCGCTCCTGCTGGTGGTGGACGTGGTGGTCTCCCGTACGGCCGGGGTGATCGCCGCGGCCGGTGCCTTCGCCGCGTGCGCCGGGCTGTGGCTGCTGCTGCCCGCCGTGCTCGCCCGCCGGCTGCCGCCGCGCCCCGGCCACCGCCGCCGAATGCACGGCACGGAATTCCGCGCCCGGCGTCCTGGCCGGCCGCCCCGGCATCACACCTGA
- a CDS encoding helix-turn-helix domain-containing protein, with amino-acid sequence MVRTIESASPALCRLHLSTELRRLREESRLTAGEVARRFHWAASKMTRLETGSDGVVKPSDVMLLCRLYQADAETAARLESYAVVTKTKKDWWQSPEYRSVISPGFQAYLALEASAAQLHSYQSEYVPGLLQTEEYSRAVHRLGPADLSADQVERLTAVRMTRSEVLCREGAPKLTAILNEAVLRRTVGGREVMRAQLDHIASLAAGQPHIRVLVVPFSAGAHAGMSGPFVVIRFRQPGMRPIVYLENLAGSGITRRPDDVEKYADAFSDLLSSALDQQQSLRLIKEAGNVL; translated from the coding sequence ATGGTCCGCACCATCGAATCCGCGTCACCCGCGTTGTGCCGGCTGCACCTGAGCACCGAACTGCGCCGGCTGCGCGAGGAGTCCCGCCTCACCGCCGGCGAGGTCGCCCGCCGCTTCCACTGGGCCGCCTCCAAGATGACCCGTCTGGAGACCGGCAGCGACGGCGTCGTCAAGCCCTCCGACGTCATGCTGCTGTGCCGCCTGTACCAGGCGGACGCCGAGACCGCCGCCCGCCTGGAGAGCTACGCCGTGGTCACCAAGACCAAGAAGGACTGGTGGCAGTCGCCCGAGTACCGCTCGGTGATCTCACCGGGCTTCCAGGCGTACCTGGCCCTGGAGGCCAGCGCCGCCCAGCTGCACAGCTACCAGTCCGAGTACGTGCCGGGGCTGTTGCAGACGGAGGAGTACAGCCGCGCCGTCCACCGGCTGGGCCCGGCCGACCTCTCCGCCGACCAGGTCGAGCGCCTCACCGCCGTGCGCATGACCCGCAGCGAGGTGCTGTGCCGCGAGGGCGCCCCCAAGCTCACCGCCATCCTCAACGAGGCGGTGCTGCGGCGTACGGTCGGCGGTCGCGAGGTGATGCGCGCCCAGCTCGACCACATCGCCTCGCTGGCTGCCGGGCAGCCGCACATCCGGGTGCTCGTCGTCCCGTTCAGCGCGGGCGCGCACGCCGGGATGAGCGGCCCGTTCGTGGTGATCCGCTTCCGCCAGCCGGGCATGCGACCCATCGTCTACCTGGAGAACCTCGCCGGCTCCGGCATCACCCGCCGCCCCGACGACGTGGAGAAGTACGCAGACGCCTTCAGCGACCTGCTCTCCAGCGCCCTCGACCAGCAGCAGTCGCTCCGGCTGATCAAGGAGGCGGGCAACGTCCTGTGA
- a CDS encoding phosphoketolase family protein translates to MTLTVERRAAVLGADELAALDARWRAANYLTAGQLYLLGNPLLTEPLRPEHIKPRLLGHWGTSPGLNLLHAHLNRVIRARDLDAMCVWGPGHGGPAVVAGTWLDGTWSEVYPDVPRDGAGMARLFRQFSFPGGVPSHVAPDVPGSIHEGGELGYSLAHAYGAALDNPGLLVACVIGDGEAETGPLAGSWHANKFLDPVHDGAVLPVLHLNGWKIANPAVLARLPEEELTQLLRGYGHDPLFVSGDRPELVHRELAGALDEAVERIGRLQRAARGGAAGGVRERPRWPVIVLRTPKGWTGPDEVDGLPVAGTWRSHQVPLDGVRENPRHLRQLETWLRSYRPEELFDELGRPRDAVLAQVPQGTRRLGSTPHANGGLLLRELPVPPLEAAAVKVARPGSTLHEPTQVLGTLLTELMRATAARRDFRLMGPDETASNRLDAVYEATGKEWESAVLEVDRHLEHGGRVMEVLSEHLCQGWLEGYLLTGRHGLFSCYEAFVHIVDSMANQHIKWLRSARRLPWRAPIASLNYLLTSHVWRQDHNGFSHQDPGFVDHVLNKSPEVVRVYLPPDANTLLACADHVLRSRDYVNVVVAGKQPCFDWLDLESARAHCARGAGIWEWAGTESAGTGREPDVVLACAGDVPTQETLAAAWLLRRELPGLSVRVVNVVDMARLLPAEEHPHGMSDGEYDALFTRDRPVIFAYHGYPWLIHRLTYRRAGHDQLHVRGYREEGTTTTPFDMVVRNDLDRYRLVMDVIDRVPGLAVRAAGVRQRMADVRFRHERWIREHGDDLPEVSGWRWDDGEGGGS, encoded by the coding sequence ATGACACTCACGGTGGAACGGCGCGCCGCCGTCCTGGGCGCGGACGAGCTGGCGGCCTTGGACGCGCGCTGGCGGGCGGCGAACTATCTGACCGCCGGGCAGCTGTACCTGCTGGGCAATCCGCTGCTGACGGAGCCGTTGCGGCCCGAGCACATCAAGCCGCGCCTGCTGGGACACTGGGGCACCTCACCCGGTCTCAATCTGCTGCACGCGCACCTGAACCGGGTGATCCGGGCCCGCGACCTGGACGCGATGTGCGTGTGGGGCCCCGGGCACGGCGGCCCCGCGGTGGTGGCGGGGACCTGGCTGGACGGCACCTGGAGCGAGGTCTACCCGGATGTGCCCCGGGACGGGGCGGGGATGGCCCGGCTGTTCCGGCAGTTCTCGTTCCCCGGCGGGGTTCCCAGCCATGTGGCGCCCGATGTCCCCGGCTCGATCCACGAGGGCGGCGAGCTGGGCTACAGCCTGGCGCACGCGTACGGGGCGGCGCTGGACAATCCGGGGCTGCTGGTGGCGTGCGTGATCGGGGACGGGGAGGCGGAGACCGGGCCGCTGGCCGGCTCCTGGCACGCGAACAAGTTCCTGGACCCGGTGCACGACGGGGCGGTGCTGCCGGTGCTGCACCTGAACGGCTGGAAGATCGCCAACCCGGCGGTGCTGGCCCGGCTGCCCGAGGAAGAACTGACACAGCTGCTGCGCGGGTACGGCCACGACCCGCTGTTCGTCTCCGGCGACCGGCCCGAACTCGTCCACCGGGAGCTGGCCGGGGCGCTGGACGAGGCGGTGGAACGGATCGGCCGGCTCCAGCGCGCGGCACGCGGCGGCGCGGCGGGCGGGGTGCGGGAGCGCCCCCGGTGGCCGGTGATCGTGCTGCGCACGCCCAAGGGCTGGACCGGGCCCGACGAGGTGGACGGGTTGCCGGTGGCCGGGACCTGGCGCTCCCACCAGGTGCCGCTGGACGGGGTGCGCGAGAACCCGCGTCATCTGCGGCAGCTGGAGACCTGGCTGCGCTCGTACCGCCCCGAGGAGCTCTTCGACGAGCTGGGCCGGCCCCGGGACGCCGTACTGGCCCAGGTGCCGCAGGGCACCCGGCGGCTGGGCAGCACGCCGCACGCCAACGGCGGGCTGCTGCTGCGGGAGCTGCCGGTTCCGCCGCTGGAGGCCGCCGCGGTGAAGGTGGCGCGGCCCGGCAGCACGCTGCACGAGCCGACCCAGGTGCTGGGCACGCTGCTGACCGAGCTGATGCGGGCCACTGCGGCGCGCCGCGACTTCCGGCTGATGGGCCCCGACGAGACTGCGTCCAACCGTCTTGACGCGGTGTACGAGGCCACCGGCAAGGAGTGGGAGAGCGCGGTGCTGGAGGTGGACCGGCATCTGGAGCACGGCGGCCGGGTGATGGAGGTGCTGTCGGAGCATCTGTGCCAGGGCTGGCTGGAGGGCTATCTGCTCACCGGGCGGCACGGCCTGTTCTCCTGCTACGAGGCGTTCGTCCACATCGTCGACTCGATGGCCAACCAGCACATCAAGTGGCTGCGCTCCGCGCGGCGGCTGCCGTGGCGGGCGCCGATCGCCTCCCTGAACTATCTGCTGACCTCCCACGTGTGGCGGCAGGACCACAACGGCTTCTCGCACCAGGACCCGGGCTTCGTCGACCATGTGCTGAACAAGAGCCCGGAGGTGGTGCGGGTCTATCTGCCGCCGGACGCCAACACGCTGCTGGCCTGCGCCGATCACGTGCTGCGCAGCCGGGACTACGTGAACGTGGTGGTGGCCGGGAAGCAGCCGTGCTTCGACTGGCTGGATCTGGAGAGCGCGCGGGCACACTGCGCGCGCGGCGCCGGGATCTGGGAGTGGGCCGGCACGGAGTCGGCGGGCACCGGGCGGGAGCCGGACGTGGTGCTGGCCTGCGCCGGGGACGTCCCCACGCAGGAGACGCTGGCGGCGGCGTGGCTGCTGCGCCGGGAGCTGCCTGGGCTCTCGGTGCGGGTGGTCAATGTGGTGGACATGGCGCGGCTACTGCCCGCCGAGGAGCATCCGCACGGGATGTCGGACGGTGAGTACGACGCGCTGTTCACCCGCGACCGGCCGGTGATCTTCGCGTACCACGGCTATCCGTGGCTGATCCACCGGCTGACGTACCGGCGGGCCGGGCACGACCAGCTGCATGTGCGCGGCTACCGCGAGGAGGGCACGACCACGACGCCGTTCGACATGGTGGTGCGCAACGATCTGGACCGCTACCGGCTGGTGATGGATGTGATCGACCGGGTGCCGGGGCTCGCGGTGCGGGCGGCGGGCGTACGGCAGCGGATGGCGGATGTGCGTTTCCGGCACGAGCGGTGGATCCGGGAGCACGGCGACGATCTGCCGGAGGTGTCCGGCTGGCGGTGGGACGACGGCGAGGGCGGTGGATCGTGA
- a CDS encoding glycoside hydrolase family 31 protein produces the protein MSRHTDPYAAAGPEADGPFLRVTLASGATVRVECTVPLDGVLRLRLADRPATVHHHDSPVLLDAPRRPARLHATPEGVEITGPGVRALWERGSGQGFHFGTYHRFSEPEAGIAPFRSGYRPATRHHRTASWVETIHLNPGHCVYGGGESYQGIDLRGRRRTLRNTEENRAAGRDTAYLNVPLLWSDAGWGLFAHTGGPVDADIGATHAEAARIEIEGDDLDLFLISGDAPTILDRYLTLTGRPHPLPDWAFGVWMSRSSYFTADEMVRTVDELQAAGCPVDVMHVDEWLAGNVLEAAAWTYGPDRRRFPRDWSRQLAQRGVRTSLWINPYVKRGTPLGDELTRRGYLVRDVYGAPAPTADNPDSLVVDFTHSEAREWWCERLADALREEHASAVLADFGEEIPADAVFADGSRGSQLRNAYGLIYQEVVREAGLRARAGDFTAIARSGTAGSQRNPAHWAGDMPSSWSGLASTVRAVESMALSGCSVVTHDAGGYYTPESFEAASVVRRRMTPDAVPTDVEPELYGRWVQWAAFSPIMRFHGMGRREPTAYPEPVRSAAIAACRLRHRLAPYIVGCAAEATTEGGMPLMRPMPLAFPEDRCARDAQLQYLLGPDVLVAPVLERGGRRDLYVPPGEWRQLLGEGSLTGPGWREVRCGPAEFPGYVRAGREIGL, from the coding sequence ATGTCGAGGCACACCGACCCGTACGCGGCCGCAGGTCCGGAGGCGGACGGCCCGTTCCTGCGGGTGACGCTCGCCTCCGGGGCCACCGTCCGCGTCGAGTGCACCGTTCCGCTGGACGGGGTACTGCGGCTGCGGCTCGCCGACCGCCCCGCCACCGTCCACCACCACGACTCGCCGGTGCTGCTGGACGCCCCCCGCCGCCCGGCGCGGCTGCACGCCACACCCGAGGGGGTGGAGATCACCGGGCCCGGCGTGCGGGCGCTGTGGGAACGCGGGTCGGGGCAGGGCTTCCACTTCGGCACCTACCACCGCTTCAGCGAGCCCGAGGCCGGCATCGCGCCGTTCCGCTCCGGCTACCGGCCCGCGACCCGGCACCACCGCACCGCCTCCTGGGTGGAGACCATCCACCTCAACCCGGGCCACTGCGTCTACGGCGGCGGCGAGAGCTACCAGGGCATCGACCTGCGCGGCCGGCGCCGCACCCTGCGCAACACCGAGGAGAACCGCGCCGCCGGGCGCGACACCGCCTACCTCAATGTGCCGCTGCTGTGGTCGGACGCCGGCTGGGGCCTGTTCGCGCACACCGGCGGGCCCGTCGACGCCGACATCGGCGCCACCCACGCCGAAGCCGCCCGGATCGAGATCGAGGGCGATGACCTCGACCTCTTCCTCATCAGCGGCGACGCCCCCACCATCCTGGACCGCTACCTCACCCTCACCGGCCGTCCGCACCCGCTGCCCGACTGGGCGTTCGGGGTGTGGATGAGCCGCTCCTCCTACTTCACCGCGGACGAGATGGTCCGCACCGTCGACGAACTCCAGGCCGCCGGCTGCCCGGTGGACGTCATGCACGTCGACGAGTGGCTGGCCGGCAACGTCCTGGAGGCCGCCGCCTGGACGTACGGGCCCGACCGGCGCCGCTTTCCGCGGGACTGGTCCCGGCAGCTGGCCCAGCGCGGGGTGCGCACCAGCCTGTGGATCAACCCGTACGTCAAACGCGGCACTCCGCTGGGCGACGAACTGACCCGGCGCGGCTACCTCGTCCGGGACGTGTACGGCGCCCCGGCGCCCACCGCCGACAACCCGGACTCCCTCGTCGTCGACTTCACCCACTCCGAGGCCCGCGAATGGTGGTGCGAGCGGCTGGCCGACGCGCTGCGCGAGGAACACGCGAGCGCCGTGCTCGCCGACTTCGGCGAGGAGATCCCCGCCGACGCGGTCTTCGCCGACGGCAGCCGGGGTTCGCAACTGCGCAACGCCTACGGGCTGATCTACCAGGAGGTGGTGCGCGAGGCGGGACTGCGCGCCCGCGCCGGGGACTTCACGGCGATCGCCCGCTCGGGCACGGCGGGCTCGCAACGCAACCCGGCGCACTGGGCGGGTGACATGCCCTCCAGCTGGAGCGGACTGGCGTCCACGGTGCGCGCCGTGGAGTCCATGGCGCTCAGCGGCTGCTCGGTGGTCACCCATGACGCGGGCGGCTACTACACGCCCGAGTCCTTCGAAGCGGCCTCCGTGGTGCGGCGGCGGATGACACCGGACGCCGTACCCACGGACGTGGAGCCCGAGTTGTACGGGCGGTGGGTGCAGTGGGCGGCGTTCTCCCCGATCATGCGGTTCCACGGGATGGGGCGCAGGGAGCCGACCGCCTACCCCGAGCCGGTACGGTCGGCCGCCATCGCGGCGTGCCGGCTGCGGCACCGGCTCGCCCCGTACATCGTCGGCTGCGCCGCCGAGGCCACCACGGAGGGCGGGATGCCCCTCATGCGGCCGATGCCGCTCGCCTTCCCCGAGGACCGGTGCGCCCGCGACGCGCAGTTGCAGTACCTGCTGGGTCCTGACGTGCTGGTGGCCCCGGTGCTGGAGCGGGGCGGGCGCCGCGATCTGTACGTGCCGCCGGGGGAGTGGCGGCAACTGCTGGGCGAGGGCTCCCTGACGGGGCCGGGCTGGCGGGAAGTGCGGTGCGGGCCGGCGGAGTTCCCCGGCTATGTGCGCGCCGGGCGGGAAATAGGACTGTGA